A single genomic interval of Sphingopyxis sp. CCNWLW2 harbors:
- a CDS encoding 2-hydroxychromene-2-carboxylate isomerase gives MSLTADLFWSFRSPYSYLAIGRYRALAASHDLTINLRPVYPLAIRQPDFFERNHPNWLSYTVRDMIRVAQFHGIPFGPPRPDPIVQDIATRAIAAEQPYIYRLTRLGQAASRRGKGLGFAHEAAQLIWGGAQDWHLGDHLAGAAKRAGLDLSELDAEAVSEAELLDNEIAANQVALEIAGHWGVPTLVFDGEPFFGQDRIEMAKWRMEQKGLRPR, from the coding sequence ATGAGTTTGACCGCAGACCTCTTCTGGTCCTTTCGCTCGCCGTACAGCTACCTCGCTATCGGCCGTTATCGCGCGCTCGCCGCCAGCCACGATCTGACGATCAACCTGCGCCCGGTCTATCCGCTTGCGATCCGCCAGCCCGACTTCTTCGAGCGCAACCATCCCAATTGGCTAAGCTATACGGTGCGCGACATGATCCGGGTCGCGCAGTTTCATGGCATCCCCTTTGGCCCCCCGCGCCCCGATCCGATCGTGCAGGACATCGCGACCCGCGCGATCGCGGCCGAGCAACCTTATATCTATCGCCTGACGCGGCTCGGGCAGGCGGCGTCGCGGCGCGGCAAGGGACTTGGTTTTGCGCATGAAGCGGCACAGCTCATCTGGGGCGGGGCGCAGGACTGGCACCTCGGCGATCATCTGGCGGGCGCTGCGAAACGCGCCGGCCTCGACCTCTCCGAGCTCGACGCCGAAGCGGTGAGTGAGGCCGAACTGCTCGATAACGAGATTGCGGCGAACCAGGTCGCGCTCGAGATTGCCGGCCATTGGGGCGTGCCGACTCTGGTATTCGACGGCGAGCCCTTCTTCGGGCAGGACCGGATCGAAATGGCGAAATGGCGCATGGAGCAAAAGGGCTTGCGCCCGCGCTGA